A single window of Leopardus geoffroyi isolate Oge1 chromosome D4, O.geoffroyi_Oge1_pat1.0, whole genome shotgun sequence DNA harbors:
- the PGAP4 gene encoding post-GPI attachment to proteins factor 4, whose protein sequence is MSTSAPPAAMLLRRLRRLSWGSTAVQLLILTVVTFGLLAPLACHRLLHSYFYLRHWHLNQMSQEFLQQSLKEGEAALHYFEELPSANGSVPIVWQATPRPWLVITIITVDRQPGFHYVLQVVSQFHRLLQQCGPQCEGHQLFLCNVERSVSHFDAKLLSKYVPVANRYEGTEDDYGDDPSTNSFEKEKQDYVYCLESSLQTYNPDYVLMVEDDAVPEEQIFPVLEHLLRARFSESHLRDALYLKLYHPERLQHYINPEPMRILEWVGVGMLLGPLLTWIYMRFASRPGFSWPVMLFFSLYSMGLVELVGRHYFLELRRLSPSLYSVVPASQCCTPAMLFPAPAARRTLTYLSQVYCHKGFGKDMALYSLLRAKGERAYVVEPNLVKHIGLFSSLRYNFHPSLL, encoded by the coding sequence ATGAGCACGTCAGCCCCTCCAGCTGCCATGCTCCTCCGGAGGCTGAGGCGGCTCTCCTGGGGCAGCACTgctgtccagctcttgatcttaaCAGTGGTGACGTTCGGCTTGCTGGCCCCCCTGGCCTGTCACCGCCTTCTGCACTCTTATTTCTATCTGCGCCATTGGCATCTGAACCAAATGAGTCAAGAGTTCCTGCAGCAAAGTTTGAAAGAGGGTGAAGCTGCCCTCCACTATTTTGAGGAGCTGCCCTCTGCCAACGGCTCAGTGCCCATCGTCTGGCaggccaccccccgcccctggctggtcatcaccatcatcaccgtcGACAGGCAACCTGGCTTCCACTACGTCTTGCAGGTGGTGTCCCAGTTCCACCGGCTTCTTCAACAGTGTGGCCCCCAGTGCGAGGGCCACCAACTCTTCCTGTGCAACGTGGAGCGTAGTGTAAGCCATTTCGATGCCAAGCTGCTGTCTAAGTACGTCCCCGTGGCCAACCGCTATGAGGGCACCGAGGATGATTATGGCGATGACCCTTCAACCAACTCATTTGAGAAGGAGAAGCAGGACTATGTCTATTGCCTGGAATCCTCCCTGCAGACCTACAACCCAGACTACGTCCTGATGGTAGAAGATGATGCTGTTCCAGAAGAGCAGATCTTCCCAGTCCTGGAGCACCTTCTGCGGGCTCGCTTCTCTGAGTCACACCTCAGAGATGCCCTCTATCTGAAGCTCTATCACCCCGAGAGGCTCCAGCACTACATCAACCCTGAGCCCATGCGGATCCTGGAGTGGGTCGGTGTGGGCATGTTGCTGGGGCCCCTGCTAACCTGGATATACATGCGGTTTGCCAGCCGTCCGGGGTTCAGCTGGCCTGTCATGCTCTTCTTCTCCCTATACAGCATGGGTCTCGTGGAGCTGGTGGGCCGGCACTATTTCCTGGAACTGCGGCGGCTGAGTCCTTCCCTGTATAGCGTGGTCCCTGCCTCTCAGTGTTGCACCCCAGCCATGCTTTTCCCTGCCCCTGCGGCCCGCCGGACCCTCACCTACCTGTCTCAGGTGTACTGCCACAAGGGCTTTGGCAAGGATATGGCACTCTACTCACTGTTGAGGGCCAAGGGGGAGCGGGCCTACGTGGTGGAGCCCAACCTCGTGAAGCACATTGGGCTCTTCTCCAGCCTCCGGTACAACTTTCATCCCAGTCTGCTCTAG